One genomic window of Glycine max cultivar Williams 82 chromosome 16, Glycine_max_v4.0, whole genome shotgun sequence includes the following:
- the LOC112999801 gene encoding MDIS1-interacting receptor like kinase 2, whose translation MAFDWYKRVNVVKDVANALCYMHHECSPRIVHRDISSKNVLLDSEYVAHVSDFGTANFLNPDSSNWTSFVGTFGYAAPELAYTMEVNEKCDVYSFGVLAWEILVGKHPGDDISSLLGSSPSTLVASTLDHMALMDKLDPRLPHPTKPIGKEVASIAKIAMACLTESPRSRPTMEQVANELVMGSSSSMD comes from the exons ATGGCATTTGATTGGTATAAGAGGGTGAATGTTGTTAAAGATGTAGCAAATGCTTTGTGCTATATGCACCATGAATGCTCACCTCGAATTGTTCATCGTGATATATCAAGCAAGAATGTTCTTTTGGATTCCGAATATGTAGCTCATGTCTCAGACTTTGGAACAGCCAATTTTCTTAATCCAGATTCATCCAATTGGACCTCATTCGTAGGAACCTTTGGATATGCTGCTCCAG AACTTGCATACACAATGGAGGTGAATGAGAAATGTGACGTGTATAGTTTTGGGGTCCTAGCATGGGAAATACTTGTTGGGAAGCACCCTGGTGATGATATATCTTCTTTATTGGGATCATCTCCATCTACTCTTGTGGCCTCAACACTCGATCACATGGCATTGATGGATAAGTTGGACCCACGTctccctcatccaacaaagccaATTGGTAAGGAAGTGGCATCAATTGCAAAGATAGCAATGGCCTGCTTGACTGAAAGTCCACGATCTCGCCCTACCATGGAGCAGGTTGCCAATGAGCTGGTAATGGGAAGCTCATCTTCAATGGATTAG
- the LOC121173659 gene encoding MDIS1-interacting receptor like kinase 2 yields the protein MVFIFPTLLSMKLQPLLLLLVMYFCAFAASSEIASEANALLKWKSSLDNQSHASLSSWSGNNPCNWFGIACDEFNSVSNINLSNVGLRGTLQNLNFSLLPNILTLNMSHNSLNGTIPPQIGSLSNLNTLDLSTNNLFGSIPNTIGNLSKLLFLNLSDNDLSGTIPSEIVHLVGLHTLRIGDNNFTGSLPQEIGRLMNLRILDIPRSNISGTIPISIEKLSILSHLDVESNNLSGNIPLRIWHMNLKHLSFAGNNFNGSIPKEIVNLRSIETLWLWKSGLSGSIPKEIWMLRNLTWLDMSQSSFSGSIPRDIGKLRNLKILRMWESGLSGSMPEEIWTLRNLEQLDIRMCNLIGSFPISIGALVNLTLIRLHYNKLFGHIPHEIGKLVNLQVLDLGNNNLSGFIPPEIGNLSKLSELSINSNELTGPIPVSIGNLVNLDFMNLHENKLSGSIPFTIGNLSKLSELSINSNELTGPIPVSIGNLVNLDFMNLHENKLSGSIPFTIGNLSKLSVLSIHLNELTGSIPSTIGNLSNVRGLYFIGNELGGKIPIEISMLTALESLQLADNNFIGHLPQNICIGGTLKNFSARNNNFIGPIPVSLKNCSSLIRVRLQGNQLTGDITDAFGVLPNLDYIELSDNNFYGQLSSNWGKFGSLTSLMISNNNLSGVIPPELAGATKLQRLHLSSNHLSGNIPHDLCNLPLFDLSLDNNNLTGNVPKEIASMQKLQILKLGSNKLSGLIPKQLGNLLNLLNMSLSQNNFQGNIPSELGKLKFLTSLDLGENSLRGAIPSMFGELKSLETLNLSHNNLSGNLSSFDDMTSLTSIDISYNQFEGPLPNILAFHNAKIEALRNNKGLCGNVTGLEPCSTSSGKSHNHMRKKIIIVILPLTLGILILALFAFGVSYHLCQTSTKKEDQATNIQTPNIFAIWNFDGKMVFENIIEATEYLDNKHLIGVGGQGCVYKAVLPAGQVVAVKKLHSVPNGAMLNLKAFTCEIQALT from the exons AAATGTTGGATTAAGAGGTACGCTTCAAAATCTCAACTTCTCATTACTTCCAAACATTCTCACTCTAAATATGAGTCACAACTCCTTGAATGGAACTATTCCTCCTCAAATTGGTTCCTTATCCAATCTCAACACTCTTGACTTGTCCACTAATAACCTCTTTGGTAGCATTCCCAATACCATTGGTAATCTCTCCAAACTCTTGTTTCTTAATCTTTCTGACAATGATCTCTCTGGTACTATTCCTTCTGAAATAGTACACTTGGTTGGCCTTCATACATTGCGCATAGGTGATAATAATTTCACTGGATCCCTTCCTCAAGAAATAGGTAGATTGATGAATCTGAGAATACTTGATATTCCTCGGTCCAATATCTCAGGGACTATCCCAATCTCAATAGAAAAGTTAAGCATTTTGTCTCATCTAGATGTCGAAAGCAACAACCTTTCTGGCAACATTCCACTGAGAATTTGGCATATGAACCTAAAGCATTTGTCATTTGCTGGTAATAACTTCAACGGTTCCATCCCCAAAGAAATTGTGAATTTGAGGAGCATAGAGACTCTCTGGCTTTGGAAAAGTGGGCTTTCTGGCTCCATTCCCAAAGAAATTTGGATGCTGAGGAATCTAACATGGCTTGACATGAGCCAATCCAGTTTCAGCGGGTCTATTCCTCGTGATATTGGGAAGTTAAGGAACCTAAAGATTCTACGTATGTGGGAAAGTGGCTTGTCTGGCTCCATGCCCGAAGAAATTTGGACGTTGCGTAATTTAGAACAACTTGACATACGCATGTGTAATCTTATTGGGTCCTTTCCTATTTCAATTGGAGCACTGGTCAATCTAACACTTATAAGGCTACACTATAACAAACTTTTTGGTCACATTCCTCACGAAATTGGGAAGTTGGTTAACCTCCAGGTTCTAGATCTCGGAAATAATAATCTTTCTGGCTTCATTCCTCCTGAAATTGGAAATTTGTCAAAGCTTAGTGAATTATCTATAAACTCTAATGAACTTACTGGACCAATCCCAGTTTCCATAGGCAACTTGGTCAATTTGGATTTCATGAACCTTCATGAAAATAAACTCTCTGGGTCCATTCCTTTCACCATTGGAAATTTGTCAAAGCTTAGTGAATTATCTATAAACTCTAATGAACTCACTGGACCAATTCCAGTTTCCATAGGCAACTTGGTCAATTTGGACTTCATGAACCTTCATGAAAATAAACTCTCTGGGTCCATTCCTTTCACCATTGGAAATTTGTCAAAGCTTAGTGTATTATCTATACACTTAAATGAACTCACTGGATCAATTCCTTCCACTATTGGAAATTTATCAAATGTCAGGGGATTATACTTTATTGGAAATGAACTTGGTGGCAAGATTCCAATAGAAATAAGCATGCTTACTGCTCTGGAAAGTTTGCAGCTAGCTGACAATAATTTTATAGGCCATTTACCTCAAAACATTTGCATTGGTGGAACGTTGAAAAATTTTTCTGCTCGTAATAACAACTTCATAGGCCCAATTCCAGTGAGTTTGAAGAATTGCTCCAGCCTTATAAGAGTGAGGCTTCAGGGAAACCAGCTAACTGGGGATATAACAGATGCTTTTGGTGTACTTCCAAATTTGGACTACATCGAATTGagtgacaataacttttatggTCAACTTTCATCTAACTGGGGAAAGTTTGGTAGCCTCACAAGCCTCATGATCTCCAACAATAATTTATCAGGTGTGATACCACCAGAACTAGCTGGGGCAACCAAATTACAACGACTTCACCTGTCTTCAAACCATCTTTCAGGAAACATTCCACATGATTTATGTAACTTGCCCTTGTTTGATCTCTCACTCGACAACAATAATCTTACAGGAAATGTTCCCAAAGAA atagCATCAATGCAGAAACTTCAAATTTTGAAGCTTGGATCAAATAAGTTGTCTGGCTTAATCCCAAAACAACTAGGAAATTTGCTCAATTTATTGAACATGAGTCTGAGCCAAAATAATTTTCAGGGAAATATTCCTTCAGAGCTTGGCAAACTGAAATTTCTTACGAGTCTTGATCTTGGTGAAAATTCATTGAGAGGAGCAATACCTTCAATGTTTGGAGAATTAAAAAGCTTAGAAACACTGAATCTCTCTCACAATAATCTTTCAGGTAATCTCTCTAGCTTCGATGATATGACCAGCTTGACATCTATTGATATATCATACAACCAGTTTGAGGGTCCACTTCCAAACATTCTAGCCTTCCACAATGCTAAAATTGAAGCATTGAGAAATAATAAAGGTTTGTGTGGCAATGTCACTGGCTTGGAGCCTTGCTCAACATCAAGTGGGAAATCTCATAATCATATgaggaagaaaataataatagtaattttacCCCTTACTTTGGGTATTCTAATACTGGCATTATTTGCTTTCGGAGTCTCGTATCATTTATGCCAAACCTCAACGAAAAAAGAAGACCAGGCTACAAATATACAAACTCCAAACATATTTGCAATATGGAATTTTGATGGCAAAATGGTATTCGAGAATATTATTGAAGCCACAGAATATTTAGACAACAAACATCTCATTGGTGTTGGAGGACAAGGATGTGTTTACAAAGCAGTGCTCCCTGCAGGTCAAGTTGTTGCTGTAAAGAAACTCCATTCAGTTCCAAATGGAGCGATGCTCAATCTGAAAGCTTTCACATGTGAGATCCAAGCTTTGACATAA